A single region of the Brachypodium distachyon strain Bd21 chromosome 3, Brachypodium_distachyon_v3.0, whole genome shotgun sequence genome encodes:
- the LOC100825025 gene encoding chitin elicitor receptor kinase 1 encodes MEPPLLLLPLPLVLLLLLVGARAAAAAGDGCSVGSGCDLALGSYLISQNENVTYIAETLFGISNYRLLIPYNPGSRNLDFIPAGGRVNVTFSCRCQSLPSSPSSTFLASSVPYRVSTGDTYLGIANHYNNLTTEAWLQATNAYPANNIPDSGTVNVNVNCSCGDPDVSKEYGLFLTYPLGPNETLASVAPKYDFASPDKIALLRKYNPGMDAVTGRGLVYIPVPDPNGSYRPLKSSGNGTSTGAIAGGVVAGVVALVVGVLFFLFYRRRKAKQAALLASSEDSLRLGSAVSMEKVTPSTTQTDGTSSAAGITVDKSVEFSYEELFNATEGFNIIHKIGQGGFGAVYYAELRGEKAAIKKMDMQATHEFLAELKVLTHVHHLNLVRLIGYCTESSLFLVYEFIENGNLSQHLRGTGYEPLSWAERVQIALDSARGLEYIHEHTVPVYIHRDIKSANILIDKNSRAKVADFGLTKLTEVGGASLQTRVVGTFGYMPPEYARYGDVSPKVDVYAFGVVLYELISAKDAIVRSTESSSDSKGLVYLFEEALAAPDPKEGLRKLIDPKLGDEYPIDAILKMTHLANACTQEDPKLRPTMRSVVVALMTLSSTSEFWDMNSLYENPGLASLMAGR; translated from the exons atggaacctcctctcctcctcctccccctcccgctagtgctgctgcttcttctcgtgggcgcgcgcgcggcggcggcggcgggggacggCTGCAGCGTGGGCTCCGGCTGCGACCTCGCACTCGGCTCCTACCTCATCTCGCAGAACGAGAACGTGACCTACATCGCGGAGACGCTCTTCGGCATCTCCAACTACCGCCTCCTCATCCCCTACAACCCGGGGAGCCGCAACCTGGACTTCATCCCGGCGGGGGGCCGCGTCAACGTCACCTTCTCCTGCCGCTGCCAGTCGCTCCCGTCCTCCCCGTCCTCCACCTTCCTCGCCAGCTCCGTCCCCTACCGCGTCTCCACGGGCGACACCTACCTCGGCATCGCAAACCACTACAACAACCTCACCACGGAGGCCTGGCTGCAGGCCACCAACGCGTACCCGGCCAACAACATCCCCGACTCCGGCACCGTCAACGTCAACGTCAACTGCTCCTGCGGCGACCCCGACGTGTCCAAGGAATACGGACTGTTCTTGACGTATCCGCTCGGGCCCAACGAGACGCTCGCCTCCGTCGCGCCCAAGTATGACTTCGCGTCGCCCGACAAGATTGCCCTGCTCAGGAAGTATAATCCCGGGATGGACGCCGTCACGGGGCGCGGCCTCGTGTATATCCCCGTCCCAG ATCCCAATGGAAGTTACCGCCCTCTAAAGTCATCAGG AAATGGAACTTCCACTGGAGCAATAGCAGGAGGTGTTGTGGCTGGTGTAGTTGCACTAGTTGTCGGtgtcttgtttttcttgttttataGACGAAGAAAGGCAAAACAGGCCGCCCTGCTTGCATCATCTGAAGATTCTCTTCGACTAG GCAGTGCAGTATCCATGGAAAAAGTGACACCATCAACCACTCAAACTGATGGCACTTCATCAGCTGCTGGCATTACAGTTGACAAATCAGTGGAGTTCTCGTATGAGGAACTTTTTAATGCTACAGAGGGCTTTAACATCATTCATAAAATTGGGCAAGGTGGATTCGGCGCTGTCTATTATGCTGAGCTTAGAGGCGAG AAAGCGgccataaaaaaaatggatatgCAGGCTACTCATGAGTTCCTTGCTGAGTTGAAGGTTTTGACTCATGTTCATCATCTGAATCTG GTCCGCTTGATTGGTTATTGCACAGAGAGTTCTTTGTTCCTTGTATATGAATTTATCGAGAATGGCAACTTAAGCCAGCATTTGCGTGGAACTG GTTATGAGCCTCTGTCTTGGGCAGAAAGGGTTCAAATAGCACTGGATTCAGCAAGAGGTCTTGAGTACATTCATGAGCATACTGTTCCAGTGTACATACATAGGGACATCAAATCTGCAAACATATTGATAGACAAGAATTCACGCGCAAAG GTTGCAGATTTTGGTTTGACAAAGCTTACAGAAGTTGGTGGTGCGTCGTTGCAAACACGTGTTGTTGGTACATTCGGTTACATGCCACCAGA ATACGCTCGATACGGTGATGTTTCTCCCAAGGTTGATGTCTATGCCTTTGGTGTTGTGCTGTATGAACTAATTTCAGCCAAAGATGCCATTGTCAGATCAACTGAATCTAGTAGCGATTCAAAGGGGTTGGTTTATCTG TTTGAGGAGGCTCTCGCGGCACCAGACCCAAAGGAAGGCCTCCGGAAGCTGATCGATCCGAAACTAGGAGACGAGTATCCCATCGACGCCATTCTCAAG ATGACGCACCTGGCGAACGCGTGCACGCAGGAGGACCCGAAGCTGCGGCCGACGATGCGGTCCGTGGTGGTGGCGCTCATGACGCTGTCTTCCACCAGCGAGTTCTGGGACATGAACTCCCTCTACGAGAACCCCGGCCTGGCCAGCCTCATGGCCGGGAGATGA
- the LOC100845204 gene encoding UPF0481 protein At3g47200 yields MAMDAPRMNHPLEAAGADESSTIVASNDDKRTVEESGELDEEDADANAVEMAARMQWRLDALPGRPHESEPFTVFRVTGPMRDRNRHLYEPQVVSIGPFHRGTARLRAMEEHKWRYLRDLLARSSGGGAATLASYTRAAQALEPRARRHYAEPTDYLSARDFAEMLLLDGCFIIEFFLKGKDRAAEALIDAAWVIQSVCNDLFLLENQLPFFVLEHFYGLATGVLGGDDLVIGLLANYITIETPQELATAKPPDGEIHHLLHLYYHWFLPTEDATLTGDNNREAEDKAYKEWMAKPMDERVPWLLPSASELQDAGITFRAKKSPRSLVDVTFCARDGVMEIPAVESYTNRVLFANLLAYEQSRGRWALQRLMSYVTLMASVARDGRRDVDIMQRAGVFVKGDEETATFYAHLAVLLGGTTEARGPAHDNCYTDLFRDVREHCGRSWNRHRAVLAHDYFSNPWTSMSAAAAVLLLVLTVVQTVYTVLPYYDS; encoded by the coding sequence ATGGCAATGGATGCTCCTCGTATGAACCACCCTCTGGAAGCTGCCGGAGCGGACGAGAGCAGCACCATCGTGGCCAGCAACGACGACAAGCGCACGGTAGAGGAGAGCGGCGAGCTGGACGAGGAAGACGCCGATGCCAACGCCGTCGAGATGGCGGCGCGCATGCAGTGGCGCCTTGACGCGCTCCCGGGGAGGCCGCACGAGAGCGAGCCGTTCACCGTGTTCCGCGTGACGGGCCCCATGCGCGACCGCAACCGCCACCTCTACGAGCCGCAGGTGGTCTCCATCGGGCCCTTCCATCGTGGCACGGCCCGCCTCCGCGCCATGGAGGAGCACAAGTGGCGCTACCTCCGCGACCTCCTCGcccggagcagcggcggtggcgccgcaACGCTTGCATCCTACACTCGGGCCGCGCAGGCCCTCGAGCCCCGTGCCCGCCGTCACTACGCTGAACCCACAGACTACCTCTCGGCCCGGGACTTCGCCGAGatgctcctcctcgacggctgCTTCATCATCGAGTTCTTCCTCAAGGGCAAGGACCGCGCTGCTGAAGCGCTCATTGACGCTGCCTGGGTCATTCAGAGCGTGTGCAACGACCTTTTCCTCCTTGAGAACCAGCTCCCCTTCTTCGTCCTCGAGCACTTCTATGGCCTAGCCACCGGTGTCCTCGGCGGTGACGACCTTGTCATAGGCCTCCTCGCCAATTACATCACCATCGAGACCCCACAGGAACTCGCCACCGCGAAGCCCCCCGATGGTGAGATCCACCACCTGCTCCACCTCTACTATCACTGGTTCCTGCCGACGGAGGACGCCACTCTCACCGGCGACAACAATAGGGAAGCAGAGGACAAAGCATACAAAGAGTGGATGGCGAAGCCGATGGATGAGCGAGTGCCATGGCTACTCCCCTCAGCGTCCGAGCTGCAGGATGCTGGCATAACATTCCGCGCCAAGAAATCCCCCCGAAGCCTCGTCGACGTGACCTTCTGCGCCCGCGACGGCGTGATGGAGATCCCCGCCGTGGAGAGCTACACGAACCGGGTGTTGTTCGCCAACCTACTTGCATACGAGCAAAGCCGTGGCCGGTGGGCGCTGCAGCGGCTGATGAGCTACGTGACTCTCATGGCGTCGGTGGCGCGGGACGGGCGACGCGACGTGGACATCATGCAGCGGGCTGGCGTGTTCGTCAAGGGTGACGAGGAGACGGCGACGTTCTACGCGCACCTCGCCGTGCTGCTGGGCGGGACGACAGAGGCGCGCGGGCCGGCGCATGACAATTGCTACACCGACCTGTTCCGGGACGTGAGGGAGCACTGTGGCCGGAGTTGGAACCGGCACCGCGCCGTGCTCGCGCATGACTACTTCAGCAACCCGTGGACGAGcatgtccgccgccgccgccgtgctgctgctcgtTCTCACCGTCGTGCAGACGGTGTACACCGTGCTGCCCTACTACGACTCGTAG
- the LOC106865419 gene encoding UPF0481 protein At3g47200: MAMGAPRMNGTAHPLSAIAGHCNAEADEGSMVVVASKDDKHAAEEMSASMQQRLVESSTASTGVDEEDTDAVEMAARMQRRLDVLPGRPHESEPFTIFRVAGPMRDRNRHLYEPQMVSIGPFHRGAAHLRAIEEHKWRYLRDLLSRSSGDGAATLASYTEAARVLEPRARRHYTEPTGHLSARDFVEMLLLDGCFIIEFFLKGEDRASDALIDAAWAMQNVSNDLLLLENQLPFFVLECFYGLATGGLGRDHLVTNLLAKYLTVETPQDAATAKPPDGEIHHILHLYYHWFLPTEDVAPAADNNQEAEDKAFDEWLAKPMDERVPWLLPSASDLKDAGVTFRAKKSPRSLVDVTFRPGDGVLEIPAVESYTNRAAFANLLAYEQSRGRWELQRLMSYVVLMASVVRNGRRDVEILQRAGVFVKGDEETAAFYAHLGELLGGAATAWGPAHDDYYTDLFRDVREHCGRSWNRHRAVLAHDYFSNPWTTMSAAAAVLLLVLTVVQTVYTVLPYYHS; the protein is encoded by the coding sequence ATGGCAATGGGTGCTCCTCGGATGAACGGCACAGCCCATCCTCTCTCCGCCATAGCAGGGCACTGCAACGCCGAAGCGGACGAGGGCAGCATGGTCGTCGTGGCCAGCAAAGATGACAAGCATGCGGCTGAGGAGATGTCCGCGTCCATGCAGCAGCGGCTGGTTGAGAGCAGCACTGCCTCAACCGGCGTGGATGAGGAAGACACCGATGCTGTCGAGATGGCGGCGCGCATGCAGCGGCGGCTGGACGTGCTCCCGGGAAGGCCGCACGAGAGCGAGCCCTTCACTATCTTCCGTGTAGCGGGGCCCATGCGTGACCGCAACCGCCACCTCTATGAGCCGCAGATGGTTTCCATCGGACCCTTCCACCGCGGTGCTGCTCACCTCCGTGCCATAGAGGAGCACAAGTGGCGCTACCTCCGTGACCTCCTTTCTCGGAGCAGCGGCGATGGCGCTGCAACGCTCGCTTCCTATACTGAGGCCGCGCGGGTGCTGGAGCCCCGTGCACGCCGTCACTACACGGAGCCTACGGGCCACCTCTCGGCTCGAGACTTCGTCGAGATGCTCCTCCTTGACGGTTGCTTCATCATTGAGTTCTTCCTCAAGGGCGAGGACCGTGCTAGCGACGCGCTCATCGATGCCGCCTGGGCCATGCAGAACGTGTCCAACGATCTCTTACTCCTTGAGAACCAACTCCCCTTCTTCGTCCTCGAGTGCTTCTATGGCCTCGCCACTGGCGGCCTCGGCCGTGACCACCTCGTCACTAACCTCCTCGCCAAGTACCTCACCGTTGAGACCCCACAAGACGCGGCCACGGCCAAGCCTCCCGACGGTGAGATCCACCACATTCTCCACCTCTACTACCACTGGTTCCTGCCGACGGAGGATGTTGCTCCCGCTGCCGACAACAACCAAGAAGCAGAGGACAAGGCGTTTGATGAGTGGCTGGCAAAGCCAATGGACGAGCGGGTGCCATGGCTACTGCCCTCGGCGTCCGACCTAAAAGACGCCGGTGTCACGTTCCGAGCCAAGAAATCCCCTCGGAGCCTCGTCGACGTGACCTTCCGTCCCGGCGATGGCGTGCTGGAGATCCCTGCTGTGGAGAGCTACACGAACCGGGCGGCCTTCGCCAACCTGCTGGCGTACGAGCAGAGCCGGGGCCGGTGGGAGCTGCAGCGGCTGATGAGCTACGTGGTGCTAATGGCGTCGGTGGTGCGGAACGGGCGGCGCGACGTGGAGATCCTGCAGCGGGCTGGGGTGTTCGTCAAGGGCGacgaggagacggcggcgttCTACGCGCACCTTGGCGAGCTGCTGGGCGGGGCGGCAACGGCATGGGGCCCGGCGCACGACGACTACTACACCGACCTGTTCCGAGACGTGAGGGAGCACTGTGGCCGGAGCTGGAACCGGCACCGCGCCGTGCTCGCGCACGACTACTTCAGCAACCCGTGGACTACCATGTCCGCCGCTGCGgccgtgctgctgctcgtcCTCACCGTCGTGCAGACGGTGTACACTGTACTGCCCTACTACCACTCGTAG